The Oncorhynchus tshawytscha isolate Ot180627B linkage group LG12, Otsh_v2.0, whole genome shotgun sequence genome includes a window with the following:
- the LOC112263276 gene encoding LOW QUALITY PROTEIN: kinesin-like protein KIF27 (The sequence of the model RefSeq protein was modified relative to this genomic sequence to represent the inferred CDS: inserted 3 bases in 2 codons), with protein MGEVCVRVAVRVRPLFPKNVLHNHQLCVVPDTVQVMLGSDRXTPLDRRHGQVYKSCVKPLVASLVDGSNATVFAYGQTGSGKTYTLGGGHVASLPEEESGIIGRVAADLFVLLGERRAADARAAVDVRVSYMELYQEELRDLLEVQTGNKELHVREDDRGNTVVVVARETVNTSAEELLSVLEAGNALRHTGPTQMNERSSRSHAIVTLQLTQDDHDNGSLRSSKLHLVNLSGSERAARTRNTGLLVLGNVILALSNRRHNHVPYXPRILRDSLGGSAHTLIVACVSPSHHSFAETLSVLQFASRPCYVKNQPGLCPARACSGWQPGEARVGELEQEVQTLREALREKDKTRRGIALSDSTKQATQEERDDRGAALVEESQYRCLAQDAAFLLEELQNSMRSPALQQRLQEWLERHRELSHSGHTGYQQPVGGAGDESQQITILQLRRELKNCQDTLAIDKQVFDLRESELEQV; from the exons atgggagaggtgtgtgtgcggGTTGCGGTTCGGGTCAGACCGTTGTTTCCCAAAAATGTGCTCCACAACCACCAGCTGTGTGTGGTGCCCGACACCGTCCAGGTGATGCTGGGTAGCGACC CCACGCCTTTGGACCGACGGCACGGGCAGGTTTACAAGTCCTGTGTCAAACCCCTGGTGGCATCTCTAGTTGACGGCTCCAATGCTACAGTGTTCGCCTATGGACAAACCGGGTCTGGAAAGACATACACCCTTGGTGGGGGACATGTAG CATCTTTGccggaggaggagagtgggatcATTGGTCGAGTTGcagcagatctgtttgtgctcttgggggagaggagggctgcgGATGCCAGGGCTGCGGTTGACGTTAGGGTGTCCTACATGGAACTGTACCAGGAGGAGCTCAGGGACCTGCTGGAGGTCCAGACTGGCAACAAGGAGCTGCATgtcagagaggatgacaggggTAACACTG TGGTAGTTGTGGCAAGAGAAACTGTGAATACCTCCGCTGAGGAGTTGCTGAGCGTCCTGGAGGCTGGCAATGCCCTGAGGCACACTGGCCCCACTCAGATGAACGAGCGCTCCAGCCGCTCTCATGCTATCGTTACCCTACAGCTGACGCAGGATGACCACGACAATGGCTCCCTCCGCTCCTCTAAACTCCACCTGGTGAATCTGTCTGGGTCAGAGCGGGCTGCACGCACCAGGAACACAGGCCTGCTGGTGTTGGGCAACGTCATCCTCGCACTCTCCAATCGCCGCCACAACCATGTGCCGTA CCCGCGCATCCTCCGGGACTCACTGGGCggctctgcccacacactgataGTGGCCTGCGTCAGCCCTTCCCACCACAGTTTCGCAGAGACGCTGAGTGTGCTTCAGTTTGCCTCACGGCCATGCTACGTGAAGAACCAGCCTGGGTTGTGTCCTGCCAGGGCGTGTTCGGGCTGGCAGCCTGGAGAGGCTCGTGTGGGGGAGCTGGAGCAGGAGGTCCAGACTCtgagagaggcactgagagaGAAGGATAAGACAAGGAGAGGGATTGCTTTGAGTGACAGCACCAAACAGGCCACTCAGGAGGAGCGTGATGACAGGGGGGCGGCTCTAGTGGAGGAGTCCCAGTACCGCTGCCTTGCACAGGACGCTGCCTTCCTATTGGAGGAGCTCCAGAACTCCATGCGGAGTCCTGCTCTGCAGCAGCGTTTGCAGGAATGgctggagagacacagggagcttAGCCACTCCGGCCACACTGGCTATCAACAacctgtggggggtgcaggggaTGAGTCTCAACAGATCACCATCCTCCAGCTCAGACGTGAGCTCAAGAACTGCCAG GATACTCTGGCTATAGACAAGCAGGTGTTTGACCTGAGGGAATCTGAGCTGGAGCAGGTGTAG